One region of Polaribacter pectinis genomic DNA includes:
- a CDS encoding cupin domain-containing protein, whose product MKKYTIQKSPFIVPTTDGKLIEEHFGNATDKNTQISIAHMVAPSGWSEPFQTPEFEEYTYIIKGKKQFIIEGETVVLEAGQSIRIEKNTRVQYSNPFEEKCEYLAICLPAFSMDLVNREEI is encoded by the coding sequence ATGAAAAAATACACAATTCAGAAATCACCATTTATTGTTCCAACAACAGATGGTAAGTTAATAGAAGAACATTTTGGGAATGCAACTGATAAAAACACGCAAATAAGTATTGCTCACATGGTTGCACCATCTGGTTGGAGTGAGCCTTTTCAAACTCCAGAATTCGAAGAGTATACTTATATCATTAAAGGTAAAAAACAATTTATTATAGAAGGAGAAACAGTAGTTTTAGAAGCTGGACAATCCATAAGAATAGAAAAAAATACGAGAGTCCAATACTCCAATCCTTTTGAAGAGAAATGTGAATACCTTGCTATTTGTTTGCCAGCTTTTTCAATGGATTTGGTAAATAGAGAAGAAATATAA